A DNA window from Mycolicibacter terrae contains the following coding sequences:
- the gabT gene encoding 4-aminobutyrate--2-oxoglutarate transaminase gives MPPLPQSRHLATEIPGPGSVRLAGRRAAAVARGVASTLPVYAARAAGGIVEDVDGNRLIDLGSGIAVTTVGNAAPRVVAGVREQVGEFTHTCFMVAPYEGYVAVAEALNRLTPGKFEKRSVLLNSGAEALENAVKIARSYTRKSAVVAFDHGYHGRTNLTLALTAKSMPYKSGFGPFAPDVYRAPASYPYRDGLVDKELGSDGERAAERTIGVLENQIGANNLAALVIEPIQGEGGFIVPAPGFLPALLAWCRDNDVVFIADEVQTGFARTGAMFACEHEPIAPDLICTAKGIGGGLPLSAVTGRAEIMDAPQVSGLGGTFGGNPVACAAALGALATVEADDLIGRAQQIERVVFERLGRLQADDDRIGDVRGRGAMIAVELVRPDSADPDPALTKALATACHQAGVIVLTCGTFGNVLRLLPPLTISDELLADGLDVLAGELAKL, from the coding sequence GTGCCGCCGCTGCCGCAGAGCCGTCACCTGGCCACCGAGATCCCCGGCCCCGGCTCGGTGCGGCTGGCGGGGCGCCGCGCGGCGGCCGTGGCGCGCGGGGTGGCCAGCACGTTGCCGGTCTACGCGGCGCGCGCCGCCGGGGGCATCGTGGAGGACGTCGACGGCAACCGGCTGATCGATCTGGGCTCGGGCATCGCGGTGACGACCGTCGGCAATGCCGCGCCGCGCGTGGTTGCCGGGGTGCGTGAACAGGTCGGCGAGTTCACCCACACCTGCTTCATGGTGGCGCCCTACGAGGGGTATGTGGCCGTCGCCGAGGCACTGAACCGGCTCACCCCGGGCAAATTCGAGAAGCGCTCGGTGCTGCTCAACTCCGGCGCCGAAGCCCTGGAGAATGCCGTCAAGATCGCCCGGTCCTACACCCGTAAATCCGCGGTGGTCGCGTTCGACCACGGCTATCACGGCCGTACCAACCTGACGTTGGCACTGACGGCCAAGTCGATGCCCTACAAGAGCGGGTTCGGGCCGTTCGCGCCCGACGTCTATCGCGCGCCGGCGTCCTACCCCTACCGGGACGGGCTGGTCGACAAGGAGTTGGGCAGCGACGGCGAACGGGCCGCCGAACGCACCATCGGTGTGCTGGAGAACCAGATCGGCGCCAACAACCTGGCCGCGCTGGTCATCGAACCGATCCAGGGCGAGGGCGGGTTCATCGTTCCGGCGCCGGGTTTTCTGCCCGCACTGCTGGCGTGGTGCCGCGACAACGATGTGGTGTTCATCGCCGATGAGGTCCAGACCGGCTTCGCGCGCACCGGCGCGATGTTCGCCTGCGAGCACGAACCCATCGCGCCGGATCTGATCTGCACCGCCAAGGGCATCGGCGGGGGGCTACCGCTGTCGGCGGTGACCGGTCGGGCCGAGATCATGGACGCACCCCAGGTCAGCGGCCTGGGTGGGACGTTCGGCGGCAACCCGGTGGCATGCGCGGCCGCGCTGGGGGCGCTGGCCACCGTCGAAGCCGACGATCTGATCGGCCGGGCCCAGCAGATCGAGCGGGTGGTGTTCGAGCGGCTGGGTCGCCTGCAGGCCGACGACGACCGCATCGGCGACGTCCGTGGCCGCGGCGCCATGATCGCCGTCGAGCTGGTGCGGCCCGACAGCGCCGATCCGGACCCGGCGCTCACCAAAGCGCTGGCCACGGCGTGCCATCAGGCCGGTGTCATCGTGTTGACCTGCGGCACGTTCGGCAATGTGCTGCGGCTGCTGCCGCCGTTGACCATCAGCGACGAATTGCTCGCCGACGGCTTGGACGTGCTGGCCGGCGAACTGGCGAAGCTCTAA
- the yajC gene encoding preprotein translocase subunit YajC encodes MNNMVAFLPLLVVMGAFMFFASRRQKRAMQATIDLHESLQVGDRVHTTSGLQASITGITDDTVDLEIAPGVVTTWMKLAIRDKIEPEEFAAEAAVEQATEDA; translated from the coding sequence ATGAACAACATGGTTGCCTTCCTGCCACTGCTCGTCGTCATGGGCGCGTTCATGTTCTTCGCCTCGCGACGGCAGAAGCGCGCGATGCAAGCCACCATCGACCTGCACGAGTCGCTGCAGGTGGGTGACCGTGTTCACACCACCTCCGGACTGCAGGCCTCGATCACCGGCATCACCGACGACACCGTCGATCTGGAGATCGCGCCCGGCGTGGTGACCACCTGGATGAAACTGGCGATCCGGGACAAGATCGAGCCGGAGGAGTTCGCCGCCGAAGCCGCGGTTGAGCAGGCCACCGAAGACGCCTAG